In the genome of Lathyrus oleraceus cultivar Zhongwan6 chromosome 4, CAAS_Psat_ZW6_1.0, whole genome shotgun sequence, the window AACAGGTGTTTCCCATATCTCATTTGAAAGTGGATAAGGGTTCATCGCTTCCATTTCCTCTACGGGGGTGGTTTCCTATTGGTGTTGATGTATGTTTATGACATTGTTCTCAAGATTTTAATTACGATGGCGCAATTCATGAAATATAGCGTGAATCTCTGCTATGGTGTTATGATTGTTGTTACCTCTAGTATCCTCATGTATGTGGGATTGTCATCTCCTAGCAATAATGACTAGGAAAAATTAGGGTTAGGAATGCAACTTTTGGTGAGTGTAAATGTGGGAGTGATAAATGACGGTGTTCCCTAGGTTAGTTTTACTAGGGCCCCATGGTGGGaaccattgtacttgtcaaaaaTTACATATATGTGGCACCCCTATACTAGTAGGGGTGGCCGAAGGCTTTAAGGATTTTTGGTGGTTCAGATCTTGCTTACTATGGTAAGAAACCCTGTTCGATGGTGTTTTTGGATATGGAGAAAACACGGTCAAATGAGGTTATAAGCTCCATATTCTTATTGTATTTTGTGTGTATTCTGACTTTTGTCTCCCCATTATATGGATGGGTATCTATAGAAACCAAGGGGCCTACATTTAGGGTTTCTCGGGAACAACAACTATCCACCTAGTCAAGGTAGTGGACCATTAAATTCCTATTTCCTAAGAAGACATGATTTACTCTCTTGACTACAAAATCTCTCTGACCAAGATGTGTCATTTCCCATGTTTCCCTATACTGGGCGAGTGCGGAGTGTCTCGGCGAGGTTATCTCCATGGCAGGCAGTAGAAGTTTTATGCCCCTTACTAGAAATTTCATGACATGTACAAGCTATGTGATTTTAAATCAAGATATATATGTGATATAATAAGTAACAAAGGCCTAAAGGTTATTTTAGAGTAGTTAATGAATTTTTACATGTTGTTAGGAGTTGGGTAGCCACGTTATTTGTGTACTCGTTTTTATCTTCTACTTGCTCACGTGGATTTCTAACATTATTTTGTGAGTGCATTAATTTGACTTATAATCATTTActttaattatgattttttttgtctcATACATCAAAATaatttggtatgattgacatATTATCCTATTTCAAAACAACTACCCGCGTCTATAAGTGTAAACAGATCATAAAAAACCAATTGAACATATAATTCAAACCAAACTAAATCGAAAAATAAACTGATTTTTTTGCTCGGTTTAAAAATTGAACGAAACAGGTGAAATCGTAGTAATTTGATTCAATTCTCTGTTTTAGTTTTTAGGAGTCGTCAAACTGATGAACCGAACCGATGACCATAGTTACACCCTTAATCTTTTAATGAACCCATTATTAGGTCTAACTTTTATATTTGATGGTTAACTTATTTCAAGATGCAATGTAAATCATGTCATTGATTTGTATGAATTTAATATAATTTGTAACTTTGTTTGAAAAATAGATCAAAAAAATAGATTATATGAAATgtattatttaaaaaaataatagCAAACAATACACCGAAAAATGCCgaaaaatatcaaataaatataATGTTTTAAGAAAACTATTGAAAACTGATCAATCGAACCGAACAAAACCGAACTAAATCGGTTAGTATAGTTTTgttatatttttcaaaaacacTAAAAATTAAACCAAACCAAATCGATAGAAATATCATCGATTCTGACATTTTTTAACCAAAAACCGATCTAAACCGAAGGAACTTATTGGTCCTCTGCATGAGTCTAACTTAATTGACGACTTTTTTGATATTTGTATAACTACAGTAAATAAATTTACATTGAATTTAATTCATACATTCCAAAATGCACCCATTGTGGGGGTGGGACCAAATTAAATTAGGACAACATTCATcttttgaaaagaaaaagcaataaAATAAAACTTTATCTCAACACATGATAGTGACATGCAGAGTATACATATCAACATGGGAAATTGGATAAAATTCTCCAACATCATTAACAATCCCAATACTCACGAGAGAATCTTAGAAAAATAGGTCTTACAAAAAAATACAGTAGAAAAACATGATAATATGATAGTATTTAAAGAAAGAACAGTAGAGAAACAAAATCATATACTCACGAATTTATTGCTCCACATTGATACAAGGAATTCAATTACAGATAGGGAATGAAttgaaagaagaagaagaagaaataatACAAGAAAATAGGTTGAATAAAATAACAACTATTATAAGCATAAGCATTACTTAGAAAAATAAATTACATATATAGATATAAATAAGGCTTAATTAGCCGCTTCCACCAAGAACACTCTTGAGTTTCTTGATAAGAACAGGATCAAGGAAAGTGGTCTTTGCAATCAAAGGAGTAGAGAAATTGCTTGCAAAGAGTGCAAAATCAAGAATCTGAAGACCAGGACTAGCACTACTAAAAACAGGAAAAGCAACAGCTTTTCTCTTACCAGCAGTAGCTTGAAAATGCAACAAACCTTGTGGAAAAACCATGAGTTCACCTTTCTTCAAAGTTTTAATATAAACAGTGTTAGCTGAAGAAACAAATCCAGCAGTGATGTGACCTTGTGTCACAATAAGAAGCTCACTTGCACCCGGGTGACTGTGTAGAGGGATAACACCTGCAGGACCAAGGTCTAACCTAGCTGCTGAGAGACCAAGGCCATTAAGGCCTGGAAATTGTGCGACAAATGCAGGCGTAACGGCGGCGTTGATTATGTTTGTTACGTTTGCTGGCTCAATTAAGCCGGAAAATGCAAAGTCTTCTACGGTTACTGTTGTGGCTGACTTGCAAGGGAAGCCTGAAGGGGTGTCTGAGGCTTTGAGATCTGCTACACAGAAGTCTTGGACAGAAGCATTGGAAATGGAGAGGAAAAGGGAGAGGAGGAAAATGATTTGAAACATGTTTGGTTGTTGGTTGATGAATTTGGTTTGAGTGTGAATGTTCTTGCTGCATAGTGATGTTATATATAAGAGTTTTTGTTGCAAGTTGGAGGGTATAATTGTATTCCTAAGTAAATGACAAATACTAATTAAATGATGGGATATTTTGGttgaaaaggaaaaaaagaaaagtttttttttttcttcataattTAATCATTGGGTCAGTAAAAGGAGACTCTTGTTTGTTACTGGTTTTTTGGTTAGGCCAATAGTGTAGGAAATCTACTTTGATTGCTAATAATCAAAGTTAGCAATCATAATTTGTTTTGGAGTCTGGAGGAGGAACAACTGACTAAGATTGAAACATCAAGACTCAAGAGTATAATTAGATTTATTTATTTGACCTTGTCTATTATAAGCATTTGGGTTATTGTTTCAGAAAAATTATAAAAATAGCATAACAATATTTTTCAGTTTATTTCTATAACTTTTCAAATAGCTTAGAAAACAGCTTATATAAAAGGAGAATGATCAAATTTTATCTTATATTATAGAAGTAGTTTATTCATGTGTAGGTTATGCAATAAAACTTTTCAAATAGCTTAGAAAACAGCTTATATAAAAGGAGAATGGTCAAATTTTATCTTATATTATAGAAGTAGTTTATTCATGTGTAGGTTATGCAATAAATTTATATGATAAACATATACTTATTTAAGGGGTTCTGATTCACCGGTAAAAGAACATATTTATGAAATCACAATTTTATGTTCGTTGGATCAAAATcaaataatttatatttttataattaatatttttatattcCTTCAGTAGCATTCGTCTTTCCATATACTCCATGCTCCCATAcacattttttgaaatcaatGTCCTTTTAGGAAACCATCCATTCTTCTATTCCAAGCTCTTGaagcttgcttcaaaccatatatTGCTTTCTTCAACTCGTAGAATTTTAGCTCTTGGTCTTTCACAACAAAATCAGGGGGTTGTCCTACATATACCTCCTCTTCAAGTGGTCTATTCAAAAATGCAGatttaacatccatttgataaaTAGGTCAATTGTAGTTAATGTGATACCAACAACAAGCCTAATGGTTTCAATCCTAGCAACCGGTGCAAATACCTCCTCAAAGTTATACACTCTCTTTGAAAAAAATTCCTTAACCACTAATCTAGCCTTATGCTTGATTATTTCACCCTTGCGATTTGCCTTCACTTTGAACACCCATTTCACACCAATTGCATTCTTCCCTTTTGGTAGATCAAAAAGCTCCAAAGTATTAATTTTCTCAATGGATTACAACTCCTCTTTCATAGCACAAATCCACTTTGGATCACTTAAAGCCTCTTCCGCATTAACGGGTTTGGATTCATCCATAAGTGCAAAGTGAACGAAATCACCATCATTATTGACCTCATTGTCAAGAAACAACTCACAATCTTGGAGTCTCTGAGGCAAACTCATTTTCCTTGTTGACCTCCTAACGTTTCCTTTATCATGGGCTTCAACGACATGTTGTTATGTACTTCCCACAACCTCAGAATCCAAATTTTCGAACTTGTGGCCGATTACAGGATTCTGGTAACCAGTTACAACCTacatgtaaccggttacatacTATTGGTAACCAGTTACACCCTATTTCAGCTGCTCCATTTCAACGATTACGATATCTCGATTGATCGCGATCCTCCTGTTAACAACATCAAACAGTTTGTAACCACCGGTGGAGTGATATCCAGTAAGAATCATCACCTCTCCCTTGtcatccaacttctttctaaGTTGACCCTGAAAATGTCGGTATGCAATGGAACTAAAAACTTTCAAATGGTTCAGATTTGGATTGAACCCCAACCATGCTTCCTCCAGTGTTGCATTTTCCAGCTTCTTAAACAAATAGGTAGTTGTGAATACTGTTTCTCCCCATAGCTCCTTCGACAAGTTCTTCCCCCTTCAACATGTTTTTCACCATATTCATAATCGAACGACTCTTCCTTTCGACTtcaccattttgttgtggtgtatAGGGTGGTACTATCTCACGTACAACGCCTTCTTGATCACAAAACCTTCCAAAATCATTTGAGACATATTCGCCTCCACCATCCGTATTGAGCACTTTGAGCTTGTGACCACTTTGCCTTTCCACTATGGACTTGAACTTCTTGAATAATTCGAATACCTCACCCTTTCTCTTGATTAGGTATGTCCATAGCTTCATACTATGATTGTTGATAAAATGATAAAGTATTTATTGCCACCAATGGAATTTACTTGCATCGATCCACAAACATTcgaatacaccacctcaaggCGATTCTTGGTTCTCCAATCTGCATCATTTCTTGCTTAGCTTTCATACAATCTTCACACATTTGAGCTAGTATGTTGATATATGGAAGCCTCGTTACCACGCCATTCGTTTGCAAACTCTTGATATCTCTAAAATTGAGATGTCCAAGATGATAGTGTCACATCTACTATTCTCTACTAGATGCAATAGCAAAACACCTATGCTCCACAACCTTAAACTTAACCTTAAAGGTTCTACTGACAGGCATAGGCGCTTTAAGGACCAAAACTCCCTTTGCATCTAAAGCGCGCAACCCCTTGTTTTCCATGTGAACTTTGTACCCCTTCTCAAGTAATTGGCCAATGCTTAGAAGGTTACATTTAATTCCCGAAATATACAATACATATTTGATCAAGGAATATCCTCCATCCCttctcatgatcaaaacatcaccaatATCGTCGGCCATTAGAGTGGTGTCATCCACAAACTTtactttgttcttcatggcacGGTTGATTTTGACAAACCGATCATTTATTCTCGTTATATGAGTGGAACAATCCGAGTCTAAATACCACTCCTCACTGCATTGAACTCCCTTCATAATCATCATGGTGTCTTTCTCTTCACGCAACCGGTCAATCGTATCATTCTATCGACTACAACCTAATTTTTATGCATTCTTTGAGTTGTTGCAGCTGCTGCCCCGCAACTGTAAATTGCTACAATTCACTTTTGTGATCATGACCAAAAGTGTATTCTCTTCATCAAACTCTTTCCTTGCAACCATGGCTTCATCCCCTTGAGATTCCTTCTTGTTCGCATTGCATTCTTCGCAAAATGACCAAACCATTGACACTTGTAGCATTGCTCCTTGATCTTGTCAAATCTCTTTATTTCACATCTATAGTTTCCATGACCACCATGTTTGTTGTAGTTGCTCTCACCCCTTTGACTTATCGAATTCTTCGAATTTTTGGACTCTTTTCCACCAAAATTCTGAAAAATCCCTTTGTTCTTTAAGGGACATTTTCCTTTCGATCTCTTGTCATTTTTATTGAAACGAGCTTGCAAAGTTATCTCTTTCTTTGTCTTATCGTTATTCCTCTCCTTTATGCTTTGCTCATGAGCCTCAATATAATTTTGCAGCTTCTCTTTTCTCATCTTCGCAAGATCATTCGACTCCTCAACCGCCACAACTATGTCATCGAATCTTGACGTTAAAGAACGCAAGATCTTAGCAACAACATACTGCTCCATAACGGTTTCTCCACAAGCCTTCACTTGATTCACCAAACGAGTGATTCTCGTCACAAAATCGTTGATTGTCTCCTTCTCCTCTATTTGAGTCAATTCGAGCGGTCATTTATGAATTTATAATCTCACCACCTTTATTTGACCGAATAAAGGTTTGAGAGTCTCTAACCTAATTATTGCGGAAAATTGTCTTTATAATTTTTCTTTGAGGATAATATTTTTGTTGATGATGGTTATTTTAGGCCTGAGTTCTAGTTAAAAAATTCTTAGAGTGGTGCGGTAATTACATAGTTTTTCTATTTTGATGGTTAGTTGTTGAGGGGTTTTTTCCTCTTATTGTTTAGGAGTTTTCATTTGTTTTAGTAGTTTTTCTTTATTATATATGTATTATTTTTTAAGCTTTTTTATAGATACGAGACTAATCATTTATATTTAAATTCAAACAAAATTATATTAAAATTCTAATATTAGGTGAGGTAGATTGCCTCATTTGGTAAGAAATTAGTTCATACACCGAGAGATCATGAGTTTAACTTCCATTGCTAATGTGGGAATTTTTTTGGTGAATAATCTAGAAGTATCTTTATAAGTGTTCGCTGAGCCTTAAGGCATGTCTTAACCCCAGTGAGTCTCGAGAATACAACTCACATAAACTTTTCTTTTACTAAAAACAAGGGAGACAACTCCCGCTGCCAATATAAGGATCTCTTTGGTGAATAATTTATAAATGCTTCTATGAGTGATCTCTGAGTCTTGAGACTTGGCTTGAACTTGATGAGCTCCTGTAGCCCAACTCACCTAAACATTTCTTTTActaaaaaatagaaaaacaatTATTGTTGCCGATATAAAGATCTCTTAGACAAATAATTTGTAAGTACCTCTATAAACTTTAGCCGAGCCTTAAAGTCTACCTTAACTCTAGTAAACTCCTAAAGCTCAACTCACATAAACTTTTCTTTTAATTTACTAAAAAAGAGAGAGATCAATAATCTTGATTCGACGATTCTAAAAAATCCGAGTCTTAATAATGAAAACCCTTGATGTATattgatattgaaaagtcaagcCTAGTAATTGTAATATATCAATAATCTCTCTACATCATTTTGAAGATAACAACCTAAAAAAATGTCATGTCAAGTTGGTAATTAAGAAAAACAGTTCACAGACAAAGCAATAATTTTCCTTAATTTCAGAAACTGTAAAGCAAAACAATAACAGAATGAAACAAAAAAGGAAAGTAAATAGGTGTGGTCCAACATCATGTGGGAAGAAAACGAATGCTCATGAACAGACATTTTAATGACAGCTAGAAAATTTATAGCTGTATCAACAGAAACCATGTAAAATATGTGGATAAGAGGAAGCTTCTTCATGCTAAGATTTCTTATCAGCATCATTTGGTATAGAACTCATCAATGCATAAAGAGCACAAAAGTATATAGCTAGCATATATAACAATTTTGTTGTCTATAGTGTTTGTTTTTGGCATGTTCTCAGCAAGTAGAAGAGGCTTAACTTACACTATTCAAATTAGTTTTTTAAAGAAGAAATGCAGAATATTGAAGATAATTAGGGATCTTTTACATGTGTGGCTGAAACTTTAGGGTAAAATTAAGATTTCTTTCCAATAGATTGTACGTGGAAACAAGAATATCTACGAAATAATTTATCAAATTTTTACTGTTGTTCACTTTAAGGGTGACCTATAGAGAAGAGGATATTGTACTTAGATTCCTCTAGAGTCTACTGGCGCAAAAATATATGATGATTCTGTATACAAGTTTTGGATTAACTGTGTTACTCTCAGCCGACATAACATATGTGGGTGGAGACCTAAAGCAAACTCCTAAATGATATGTTTGACTTCCTCTTTATATGTTTATATACATAACTAACAATCAAGCCTTATCCATTAATTAAAGTCGAGTGTATGAATCAAATTAAGTAGTAATATTCTATCAAAGATGAtcttaatatttaatttattaatcTTGAGATTTTTTTAATAgcttttttttataaatttttttaaatatccaTTTGACTCATCATCTATTATCTTTATACGAATTTATAGATTTTCTTTCAATATTTCAAAGTTAGTTATGTCTAATTTCTAACATTTTTTCTATTACAAGTTTTGACCCTCTAATATTGTCatttttattttagtttattcCATCTAATTTTATCACATATCCAACGCAACATCCACTACACTTATTTTATTCTTGTGTTGTTTCTTAACTGCTTAACATTATATCCCCTTCAATTTAAAAACCAATCAAATAATGATTAATTATTTGGTTAAATATACGATACCCCTACAATGTTAAAGAAATTCGATTTATCCCCTTATAATTTTTTTGATCCCCCTTGAAATGTTAAAATTATGTGTCTTTTGCCCCATAAATGCAAAAGTTACCCCAATAATATATATTTGTTTGGTTTACCCCCTCATAATTAGTGTTCAAATTGTACGATTCGGGGGAACAAAAGAAAAATATTACAAGGGGAATTCAAAAAAAGAATATTATAGGGGATAAAGCGAAACTCGTCTACATTACAGAGGGTGTCGTATATTTAACCCTTAATTATTATTTATTCAATTCCAATGCAGAACAAAAGATTGGCGGTATGTTGATGAAAGTTGCAATAAAATCTCTCTTGTACGACGATGAAGGTTTCTGATAGGTGAATTACGAAGttaatattataaataatacATTCTATAACAAATTTTTCATCTCGTCCAACAAATAACCGAGGTATATTTTCTGGCGGTCCATGTTTAATTTCTTTTTAAAAGACAACCTATTCCCTCAGTTTTATTAAACACCGAGGGAATAGATCTATCCGAGACCTCGCTTCAATCCTATTTAATATATTTTTCAGTTTTTTGTTTATTTTTCAATTGGCGTTATATTATTTTAGTTGGTGCCTTTccctttttatttattttgaattaCAAAATTAATATTTGTTGGATGAAAAATAAATACttgataatttttttaattaattatttataaaaGAAATATTGATTTCGTTAAATCATTACTAAAAATGACAAATTTTTATGGCACCCTTTGTTACCTCACATGTGAAACCGAGGTAAATCCATTTTTCAACCAAGGTAAAAGGGGATTTTTGTAGTAGTGTACCTGCAAGGTTAGCACTCAAACATCCAGTTCATAGAGGTTAGACAGGTGTAACTTGCAAAAATGGATGAAATTATACTTGTTTTAGCGCACAACTAGACTTATATATGGTTGAGAGTAAAATGTCTGTTGGAGGCGCAACGTGGACCGCGAGAGACAATTGGATTGATACGACTTAACATGAGTGTGTGGCTTGACTCTAGTGTGTGCCCTTGTAGGTAGAGCCCACATATTCATCAATCTTGAATGAGAGTATAATGGTTGGTCCTTTCATATTTGGTTGGTCTTGTTATGCCACTTGGCAAACACATTAAGTTCCCCTAAGTCCTCGCTACCTGGTATGGAGCTAGGATTGTAAGAAAAGTTTTGAGACCAACGTTTATACACTAAtacaaataataattttttatgatAAAACTTTCACCTCACCCAACAAAAAACCGAGATGTAAAGTATTTAGAGGACACACATTCAAATCCTAGCAACTACATTTAGCacattttaattttttgaattttttttatgatATATTATCTCGGTTTTGATGAAAATCAAGGGGTAAATTATTTGGAGGACACGTCTTTGAATCCCAACAACTATATTTTAACATCTTTTagtttttttgaatttttatttatGACTTATTACATTGGTTTTCCAAAAAATTGAGGAGTAAAGTATTTAGAGGACACGTCTTCGAATCCCAGCAACTACATTTTATCACCTTTAACTTTTTTATGACTTATTACTTTAGTTTTGCTGAAAACCGAGGCGTAAAGTAGCgtaatttttattttattttatttatatttatgaCCAATTTGATGAAAGAATTAAGGAGTGAATCTTTGACATCCATTTATAAAGTAACAATGGT includes:
- the LOC127076280 gene encoding germin-like protein subfamily 3 member 1, which translates into the protein MFQIIFLLSLFLSISNASVQDFCVADLKASDTPSGFPCKSATTVTVEDFAFSGLIEPANVTNIINAAVTPAFVAQFPGLNGLGLSAARLDLGPAGVIPLHSHPGASELLIVTQGHITAGFVSSANTVYIKTLKKGELMVFPQGLLHFQATAGKRKAVAFPVFSSASPGLQILDFALFASNFSTPLIAKTTFLDPVLIKKLKSVLGGSG